Proteins encoded in a region of the Mesoflavibacter profundi genome:
- a CDS encoding asparaginase, giving the protein MTKSIPNILLIYTGGTIGMIKDAETGALRAFDFNNLLKRIPELKLLDCNIETISFKDPIDSSNMQPKYWTQIAEIIENNYEDFDGFVVLHGSDTMSYTASALSFMLEHLAKPVIFTGSQLPIGDLRTDAKENLITSIQIASLQHYNKPIIKEVGLYFEYKLYRANRTTKINAEHFEAFASLNYPDLAESGVHLKINNEYLWKPNPRKDLIVHKHLDENIALVKLFPGITQQILETIFNSKGLKGVILETYGAGNCSTEQWFLDLLKQTVKKGIHIVNVTQCSGGSVIMGQYETSEKLKKIGLISGKDITTEAALVKMMYLLGQNISPNLFKTIFETSLRGEMS; this is encoded by the coding sequence ATGACTAAATCTATACCAAACATACTTTTAATTTATACCGGAGGAACAATCGGTATGATAAAAGATGCCGAAACAGGAGCTTTACGAGCTTTCGATTTTAATAATTTATTAAAACGAATTCCAGAATTAAAACTGTTAGATTGTAATATAGAAACCATTTCGTTTAAAGATCCAATAGATTCTAGTAATATGCAGCCAAAATATTGGACGCAAATTGCTGAAATTATTGAAAATAATTACGAAGATTTTGATGGTTTTGTCGTGCTTCACGGTAGTGACACTATGAGCTATACAGCATCAGCATTAAGTTTTATGTTAGAGCATTTAGCAAAACCAGTCATATTTACTGGATCACAACTACCAATTGGAGATTTACGTACAGATGCTAAAGAAAATTTAATAACTTCGATACAAATTGCATCATTGCAACATTACAATAAACCTATTATAAAAGAAGTAGGACTATATTTTGAATATAAACTTTACAGAGCAAATAGAACAACAAAAATAAATGCAGAACATTTCGAAGCATTTGCAAGTCTAAATTACCCAGATTTAGCCGAAAGTGGCGTTCATCTTAAAATTAACAATGAATATCTATGGAAACCAAATCCTAGAAAAGACTTAATTGTTCATAAACATTTAGATGAAAATATTGCGCTAGTAAAGTTATTCCCAGGGATTACACAACAAATATTAGAAACAATCTTTAATAGTAAAGGACTTAAAGGTGTAATATTAGAAACTTACGGAGCAGGAAATTGCTCTACAGAACAATGGTTTTTAGATTTATTAAAACAAACTGTAAAAAAAGGAATACATATAGTAAATGTCACACAATGTTCTGGAGGAAGTGTTATTATGGGACAATATGAAACTAGCGAAAAGCTTAAAAAAATTGGACTAATTTCTGGAAAAGACATTACAACAGAAGCTGCATTAGTAAAAATGATGTATTTGCTAGGTCAAAATATATCTCCTAACTTGTTCAAAACCATATTCGAAACCTCGCTAAGAGGAGAAATGTCTTAA
- a CDS encoding tetratricopeptide repeat protein yields the protein MEEQDYILFEDYLSGNLDENAINAFETRLETDKAFKQSFSIYKDISAHLEHEIGNEENATDFRANLDNISHNYFSKLNTQQEEVNVKKSSGFYKFAIAASVALLLGFFVFNQFSGEPNYSDFANYDQISLTVRGTSDALLNEAETAFNSKNYEQAEQLFNQILEEDSSNTEIQFYKSITLIETNQFSEADELLKGISEGNSIYKNKATWYLALSKLKQDNLEGCKNILKNIPEDAEDYKQAQKLLNKLD from the coding sequence ATGGAAGAACAAGATTACATCCTTTTTGAAGACTATTTATCAGGCAATTTAGATGAAAATGCTATAAATGCTTTTGAAACTAGATTAGAAACAGACAAAGCATTTAAGCAGTCTTTTAGTATATATAAAGATATTTCTGCACATTTAGAGCATGAAATTGGTAATGAAGAAAATGCTACAGATTTTAGAGCTAATTTAGATAATATATCTCATAATTATTTTTCAAAACTCAATACGCAACAAGAAGAAGTAAACGTGAAAAAATCTTCTGGTTTTTACAAGTTTGCAATAGCTGCAAGTGTAGCTTTGTTATTAGGTTTTTTTGTGTTTAATCAATTTTCTGGAGAACCAAATTATTCAGATTTTGCTAATTATGATCAAATTAGTTTGACAGTAAGAGGAACAAGTGACGCACTTTTAAATGAAGCTGAAACTGCATTTAACAGCAAAAATTATGAACAAGCAGAGCAGCTTTTTAATCAAATTTTAGAAGAAGATTCTAGTAATACTGAAATTCAATTTTATAAAAGCATCACGTTAATAGAGACCAATCAGTTTAGTGAAGCAGATGAATTATTAAAAGGAATATCTGAAGGTAATTCAATCTATAAAAATAAAGCGACGTGGTATTTAGCCTTAAGCAAATTAAAACAAGATAATTTAGAAGGTTGTAAAAATATATTAAAAAACATTCCTGAAGACGCCGAAGATTATAAACAAGCACAAAAATTATTAAATAAACTAGATTAA
- a CDS encoding DUF7849 domain-containing protein has translation MKPLITFLFILTTTFLCVAQQEKQQDTINRIVTIQHQVIGDSIKFTPITPPLNQIAGAPKAFYTNYWEFDDGTYSKDNTPTKSFKNNGEYEIKVWSTNNYDTGKTPTARPKKIKVNNANPDAKDTASMISNFELERNREPIPEEELVLIVKYKNTKDYVANGKVILFYNEKQFKADNFEILDTRMYHNESTINTTDFVVSQSKNQHLDVASTEDFISNYHIKVQDSTKKENLALTLEEAKAKYNNSTSFTFENIEPNEERNVFYTLKTTPEMVKDTSAIVTVRGIYIPDSNLDTHHVKDMEMEIVTSHDPNKMSTNAFLLNYRLVRYKKPKFKIKFQNNGEGPARTIRLETDIPEIFDKSSIKVLDMYPKVKICPKYDVEYSCLDTTYTQKQAIFTFKNIYLPGSEQKNVKEYDSTKGFVKYQIKFGDNFHKIKTKSRTAIIFDKNDPVITNYSTTRFMPGISIGAKAGYNYFLDLDNSKSYFVGATLSPYKSYRLYWQVEFLNSFHEFDADTQISEQFTDNSATGELLFRRTTTSTTYNNIDWEIPVLLRYNVNNYIGLGAGLQGMISVSQKENITTTTEDYENINMLPGALINSETSTSQSKSSFTNLRSGLLFEATAGFARIGPSVGARYVLNFKNSYNYMQFYAIWKF, from the coding sequence ATGAAACCACTAATTACTTTTTTATTCATTTTAACAACCACTTTTTTGTGTGTCGCACAACAAGAAAAACAACAAGACACAATTAACAGAATTGTAACTATACAACATCAAGTAATTGGTGATAGTATAAAATTTACACCAATTACACCGCCATTAAATCAGATTGCTGGTGCACCTAAAGCGTTTTACACCAATTATTGGGAATTTGACGATGGGACTTACAGTAAAGACAATACGCCAACTAAATCTTTTAAAAATAATGGTGAGTATGAAATTAAAGTTTGGAGCACTAATAATTACGACACAGGAAAAACACCAACTGCTAGACCTAAAAAAATTAAAGTAAATAACGCTAACCCAGATGCTAAAGATACTGCAAGCATGATTAGTAATTTTGAATTAGAGCGTAATAGAGAACCCATTCCAGAAGAAGAGCTAGTATTAATTGTAAAGTATAAAAACACTAAAGATTATGTGGCTAATGGTAAAGTGATTTTATTTTATAACGAAAAACAATTTAAAGCAGATAATTTTGAGATTTTAGATACTAGAATGTATCATAACGAATCTACTATTAACACAACAGACTTTGTTGTAAGCCAATCCAAAAATCAACATTTGGATGTAGCATCTACCGAAGATTTTATTTCAAACTACCATATAAAAGTTCAAGATTCAACTAAAAAAGAAAATCTAGCATTAACCTTAGAAGAAGCCAAAGCAAAATACAATAATAGTACCTCTTTTACTTTTGAAAACATAGAACCTAATGAAGAACGTAATGTATTTTACACCTTAAAAACAACACCAGAAATGGTTAAAGATACAAGCGCTATTGTGACAGTAAGAGGTATATATATTCCAGATTCTAACTTAGACACACATCATGTAAAGGATATGGAAATGGAAATTGTTACGTCACACGATCCAAACAAAATGTCTACAAATGCTTTCTTATTAAATTATAGATTGGTACGCTATAAAAAGCCAAAATTTAAGATTAAATTTCAAAATAATGGCGAAGGTCCTGCTAGAACAATTCGTTTAGAGACGGACATTCCGGAGATTTTCGATAAATCTTCGATTAAAGTTTTAGACATGTATCCTAAAGTAAAAATTTGTCCAAAATACGATGTAGAATACAGTTGTTTAGATACTACGTACACACAAAAACAAGCCATTTTCACCTTTAAAAACATTTACCTACCTGGAAGCGAGCAAAAAAATGTCAAAGAATACGATTCGACTAAAGGCTTTGTAAAATATCAAATAAAATTTGGTGACAACTTTCATAAAATAAAAACTAAGTCTAGAACAGCTATTATTTTTGATAAAAATGATCCTGTAATAACCAATTATTCTACCACTAGATTTATGCCTGGAATTTCAATTGGTGCAAAAGCTGGTTATAATTACTTTTTAGATTTAGACAATTCAAAAAGTTATTTTGTTGGCGCAACACTTTCGCCTTACAAATCGTATCGATTGTATTGGCAAGTAGAGTTTTTAAATAGTTTTCATGAATTTGATGCTGATACTCAAATTTCGGAACAATTCACAGATAACAGTGCTACAGGAGAATTACTTTTTAGACGCACAACAACATCTACAACATATAACAATATAGATTGGGAAATTCCCGTTTTATTAAGATATAACGTCAATAATTATATTGGTTTAGGCGCAGGATTGCAAGGTATGATTTCGGTTAGTCAAAAAGAGAATATTACAACTACTACAGAAGATTATGAAAATATAAACATGCTTCCTGGCGCATTAATAAATAGTGAAACGTCTACTTCTCAAAGCAAATCTTCTTTTACCAATTTAAGAAGCGGTTTGTTATTTGAAGCTACTGCTGGTTTTGCTAGAATTGGACCAAGTGTTGGTGCTAGATATGTTTTAAATTTTAAAAACAGTTACAACTACATGCAATTTTATGCTATTTGGAAATTTTAA
- a CDS encoding RNA polymerase sigma factor, translated as MSVKKVHEDQKYIDGLVNNNSFIIQAIYDKFVPKVINYVKQNSGDEEYAQDVVQDTIVIIYNQATQKNLQLTCPFDAYFFLLCKRKWLNTLKKLNNKEVTINEEVLSKDDDAAQFVFETSIFETKLNLFNQMFDQLGKACKDLLNATFKIKSMEEVAASLNVSYAYARKKKSLCIGQLTKMVQESPTFNQLNY; from the coding sequence ATGAGCGTTAAAAAAGTACACGAAGACCAGAAGTATATAGATGGTTTGGTTAACAATAATTCATTTATCATTCAAGCTATCTATGATAAATTTGTACCTAAAGTGATTAACTATGTAAAACAAAATAGTGGTGATGAAGAGTATGCACAAGATGTAGTGCAAGACACGATTGTAATCATTTACAACCAAGCAACACAAAAAAACTTACAGCTTACTTGCCCTTTTGATGCGTATTTTTTCTTATTGTGTAAGCGTAAGTGGTTAAATACTTTAAAAAAACTTAATAATAAAGAGGTAACAATTAACGAAGAGGTGTTATCTAAAGATGACGACGCAGCTCAATTTGTATTTGAAACGTCCATTTTTGAAACCAAGCTAAACCTGTTTAATCAAATGTTTGATCAATTAGGTAAAGCTTGTAAAGACTTGCTAAATGCAACTTTTAAAATAAAATCTATGGAAGAAGTCGCAGCAAGCCTTAATGTAAGTTATGCTTATGCACGAAAGAAAAAATCGTTATGCATAGGACAATTAACAAAAATGGTACAAGAGTCGCCAACGTTTAATCAGCTAAATTATTAA
- a CDS encoding MotA/TolQ/ExbB proton channel family protein, with protein sequence MKRLCSILAIACIMAFGTANATANAAMTTATTVVLSQDEPSADAPAEELGFHQELKKRFIEGGPGFMGIVLLCLILGLAIAIERIIFLNLSTTNSKKLTQDVEDALQSGGIEAAKEVCRNTKGPVASIFYQGLDRADGDLEAAEKAVVAYGGVQMGQLEKNVSWISLFIALAPMLGFMGTVIGMIQAFDKIEAAGDMQPSLVAGGIKVALLTTVFGLIVAIILQIFYNYIIAKIDSIVNDMEDSSITLIDMLSKYKK encoded by the coding sequence ATGAAAAGATTATGTTCTATCCTAGCTATAGCATGTATTATGGCTTTCGGAACAGCTAACGCAACTGCAAATGCTGCAATGACAACTGCAACAACTGTAGTTTTATCTCAAGATGAACCTAGCGCTGATGCTCCAGCTGAGGAATTAGGTTTCCACCAAGAACTTAAAAAACGTTTTATTGAAGGTGGTCCAGGATTTATGGGGATTGTTTTATTATGTTTAATTCTTGGTTTAGCAATTGCTATTGAGAGAATTATCTTTTTAAATTTATCTACAACAAATTCTAAAAAATTAACTCAAGATGTAGAAGATGCATTACAATCTGGAGGTATAGAAGCTGCAAAAGAAGTTTGTCGTAATACAAAAGGTCCTGTTGCATCTATCTTCTACCAAGGTTTAGATAGAGCAGACGGAGATTTAGAAGCTGCAGAAAAAGCAGTAGTAGCTTACGGTGGAGTACAAATGGGACAATTAGAGAAAAACGTATCTTGGATTTCTTTATTTATCGCATTAGCACCAATGTTAGGATTCATGGGTACGGTAATTGGTATGATCCAAGCTTTTGATAAAATTGAAGCAGCTGGAGATATGCAACCATCATTAGTAGCAGGAGGTATTAAAGTAGCCTTATTAACTACAGTATTTGGTCTTATCGTAGCAATTATCTTACAAATTTTCTACAACTATATTATTGCAAAAATTGATAGCATTGTTAATGACATGGAAGATTCTTCTATCACTTTAATCGATATGTTATCTAAGTACAAGAAATAA
- a CDS encoding TatD family hydrolase: MIITDTHTHLYSEAFDEDREQMMQRALDAGVTRFFVPAIDSTYTEGMLTLEKNYPNNVFLMTGLHPTHVKDNYNEELDHVVDMLDKHKFYAVGEIGIDLYWDKSTLSIQQDAFRQQIQLAKQHELPIVIHCRDAFDEVFQILEEEKADNLYGIFHCFTGSLEQAKQAISYNMKLGIGGVATFKNGKIDQFLNQIDIKHIVLETDAPYLAPTPYRGKRNESSYVTRVLEKLSDIYQISEEKIAEITTENSKDVFGV, encoded by the coding sequence ATGATAATTACAGATACACATACACATTTATATAGCGAAGCTTTTGACGAAGATAGAGAACAAATGATGCAACGTGCTTTGGACGCTGGAGTAACACGTTTTTTTGTTCCGGCAATAGATAGTACGTACACAGAAGGTATGTTAACTTTAGAAAAAAATTATCCAAACAATGTGTTTTTAATGACTGGTTTACATCCAACACATGTAAAAGATAATTATAATGAAGAATTAGATCATGTTGTAGACATGTTAGATAAGCATAAATTTTATGCTGTTGGTGAAATTGGTATCGATTTATATTGGGATAAATCTACATTATCAATTCAGCAAGATGCCTTTAGACAGCAAATACAATTGGCAAAGCAGCATGAGTTACCAATAGTAATCCATTGTCGTGATGCATTTGATGAGGTTTTTCAAATTTTAGAAGAAGAAAAAGCAGATAATTTATACGGTATTTTTCATTGCTTTACAGGAAGTTTAGAGCAAGCAAAACAAGCCATAAGCTATAATATGAAGTTAGGAATTGGTGGCGTAGCAACGTTTAAAAACGGAAAAATAGATCAGTTTTTAAATCAAATTGATATAAAACATATTGTTTTAGAAACCGATGCGCCTTATTTAGCGCCAACACCATATAGAGGTAAAAGAAACGAAAGTAGTTATGTTACTAGAGTATTAGAAAAACTATCGGATATTTATCAAATTTCAGAAGAAAAAATAGCAGAGATTACAACAGAAAATTCTAAAGACGTATTTGGAGTTTAA
- a CDS encoding ExbD/TolR family protein: MAKRSAPEVNAGSMADIAFLLLIFFLVTTTIEVDSGINSKLPPDEPPKDDVRIKQKNIFTVELNKNNQMLVEGDLMEVKDLKAAAIKFIDNGGGQGDDKCTYCKGAKDPASSDNPGKAIISITHSRATDYETFITVYDQLVSAYSELRERLAQKQYNRSFKEMEAAYDDSKSPDFKSEKLKDKIEDIKKKYPRIISKAEPKF, from the coding sequence ATGGCAAAAAGATCAGCACCAGAAGTTAATGCAGGCTCTATGGCTGACATTGCCTTCTTATTATTAATATTCTTCTTAGTAACTACAACTATAGAAGTGGATTCTGGTATTAACTCTAAGTTACCACCAGATGAACCGCCAAAAGACGATGTAAGAATTAAGCAAAAGAATATCTTTACTGTAGAGCTAAACAAGAATAATCAAATGCTTGTTGAAGGAGACTTAATGGAAGTTAAAGATCTTAAAGCAGCAGCGATTAAGTTTATAGATAATGGTGGCGGACAAGGAGATGATAAATGTACTTATTGTAAAGGTGCAAAAGATCCTGCGTCTTCAGATAATCCTGGAAAAGCGATTATATCTATAACGCACTCTAGAGCTACAGATTATGAAACGTTTATAACAGTTTATGATCAATTAGTTAGTGCTTATTCAGAATTAAGAGAAAGATTAGCGCAAAAGCAATACAACCGTTCTTTTAAAGAAATGGAAGCCGCTTATGACGATTCTAAATCTCCTGATTTTAAAAGCGAAAAACTAAAAGATAAGATCGAGGATATCAAGAAAAAGTATCCTAGAATTATATCTAAAGCAGAACCTAAATTTTAA